The following nucleotide sequence is from Pseudomonadota bacterium.
AGTCATCTCGTCCATGGGTTTTGCAAAACTATGAATATCCACAACCTCCAATCTGGAGTTTATAAATATTATATCAAGAGGGATTAAAGTGTCTTTCATCCAAAAAAACCTTATATCATCATCATCGAAGATAAAGAGCATACCCGCATTTGAATCAAGATATTTTCTAAACATTAGCCCCCTTGAGTGCTCCTCAGGTGTAGTAGCAAGCTCAACTCGAAAGCGACACAAAATCTTCTTATCACCTCTATAAAAACTAACCATTCTGTCAAAAGCCAGTCCATCTCGACAATTGAAAACAATTAACGATAAAACCAGCGTAATGGCTACTATAGAAAAATGGTGAATATATCTTGTTTGAAGTTTAAAGTTCGGAGCTTGGAGTTTTTTTATATTCTGATTTCTGGCTTCTGACTTCTGACTTCTCATTCCAAACTCAACACTAATCACTATCCACTATTCACTATCAACTATTCACTGATTTATAACGATGGCGTAAAAACTCAATTATACCGGGTAAAATTGAGATGAAGATGATAGCAAGTATAACAAGGGTAAAATTATCTTTTACAACAGGCATGTTACTAAAATAAAAACCTGCAAACACAAAGACAGCAATCCATGCAATACCTCCCACAACATTGTAGCTGATAAACCGCCAGTATGTCATACTACCGATTCCTGCCACAAATGGTGCAAATGTTCTGATAATAGGAATAAATCTTGCGATAATGATAGTCTTTCCACCATATTTTTCATAAAACTGGTGGGTGCGGTTCAAATATTCCCTATTCAGGAAACGAACATTTTCCCTATGAAAAACCTTTGGACCAACAAAATATCCAATCCAGTAATTCACTGTATCTCCTGCCACGGCTGCAATAGAGAGAATAATAAATAACCATGATACATCCAGTGAACCCTTGGCAGCAAAAGTTCCTGCAGCAAAAAGCAGAGAATCTCCTGGTAAAAGAGGAGTTGCCACCAGACCTGTTTCACAAAATATTATGAAAAAAAGTATCAAATATGTCCAGAGACCATAATTTTGAATAACTGTACTGAGATGAATATCAATATGCATAAAAAAATCGACAAAGATCTTAATCAACTCCATATATTCTCCTCAAGGTCCAGCTATCAATAACAAAAGGTTTTACTCCGAACACCGAACTAAAACCATAATTCCGCATGTATACTACAACGATATGACGTGAGAGTCAATTAAGGGCGTATTGCATTTCATCTTACGTTCATATATCCGATTCAACGTGTCAAGACCTTTTATTGCTTTGTTCCGAAACCTTGTTCCGAAACCTTGACAAACCTTAAAAAGGTGTATATTTATATTATCAATCAACACAATGGAGGTTTTATGAATCAGATGAAAACCTTCTTCTTAATGGTTGTTTTAACTGTAATATTTGTAGCCTTAGGAAGTTTAATAGGCGGCAGAACCGGTGCTTACATAGCCTTTTTCATCGCCTTTATAATGAACTTCATAAGTTACTGGTTTTGTGACAAAATAGTCCTTAAAATGTATGGCGCAAGGCCAGTAACAGAAAGTGAAGCCCCACAACTATACAGTATAATCTCATCCCTTTCACAAAAGTCATCCATTCCTATGCCAAGGGTCTACATAATAGAGAACGAGAGTCCAAATGCCTTTGCAACTGGTAGAAACCCGTCAAATGGGGTTGTTGCTGTCACAACTGGAATATTGAGAATATTAAATAGAGACGAACTTGAAGGAGTTCTTGCCCACGAGATTTCACACATAACGCACAGGGATATACTTATACAAACTGTAGCTGCAACCCTCGCAGGGGCAATTACAATGATTGCAAACTGGGCACGCTTTGCAGCCTTTTTTGGTGGAGGAGGCAGCGATGATGATGAAGGCGGTGGGAATATCGTAAGCGTAATCATATTCTCAATGCTTGCAGTCTTTGCTGCTATGCTTATACAACTTGCCATTTCAAGGTCAAGGGAATATCTTGCTGATGATGGAGGGGCAAAGCTTTCTGGCAACCCTTTATTCCTTTCAAATGCATTAAAGAAATTACATGCAGGGGTTGCATATAATCCCATGAACGATGCAAACCCATCTACAGCGCCTATGTTTATAGTCAATCCATTCACTGCAAAAGGCGTATTATCACTTTTCAGCACTCATCCTCCAATAGAAGAAAGGATCAGAAGATTGGAGGATATGGCATATAGAAGATAATTTTGGAAATACCTTTAGAGCACTATCTATCAAGATAATAAAAAAGGTTGAAGAAGGTTTTTTTCTTGATGATACAATAGACGACTATTTTTCAAGGTATAACCTCTCAGATACACAAAAGGGCTTGGTATATGAAATCACTTCAGGTGTGGTGAGATGGAAAGGCTATCTTAACTGGGTGCTCTCCCAATACGTGGAAAAAGAAATAAAAAAGGATATAAGATACATTTTATGGATAAGCCTTTACCAGATAGCCTTTATGAAAAAGGCACATTACCATATAGTAAATGAAACAGTAGAGTATTCAAAAAAAGAAAAGGGTAAAAAGGTTGGAAATTTTGTGAATGCAGTGTTGAGAAAATTTGTAATGGAAAAAAATAATCTCCCCCGTCCTCCATTGCGCTCTGATTTAAAGAATGGGGTTCACAGTTCACTATTCACTATTCACAGCCTATCAATAACCTATTCATTTCCAGAGTGGCTTGTGGAAAGATGGTTTAAAAGATTCGGGCAGAAGGGAACAGAGAGACTTCTTTCTGTTCTGAACAAAACACCGGACTTTGCAATTAGAATAAACCTCAAAAGGATTACAAGGGACGAGGTGATACATCACTTCGAAAGTAAAGGCATAAAGACAAGAAATGGGATATTCTTAGAATCAGCTCTCCACATAGATAAATTGGGACCCGTATTAAAGGATGAGCTTTTCAAAAAAGGCCTTATCAGCATTCAGGACGAGGCATCCCAGCTTGTTGGTTGGTCAATACAACCACAAGATGGTAACTCAATACTGGATGCCTGTGCAGGGTTGGGAACAAAAACCCAGCAAATAAAAGAATATTCCCATAACTCGTTTATTGTAGCTATGGATAAGGAAATAAAAAGATTAAAATTAATAAAAAAAGGAACAAATCTGGTCAAGGGGGATGCCCTGAACCGTCCTTTTAGAAAAGAGGCTTTCAACATCATACTACTTGATGCCCCCTGCTCGTCACTTGGCATTATAAGAAAACATCCAGAGATCAAATGGCGAAGGAAAGAAAAGGATATTATCAACTTCGGTAATTATCAGTTGGACCTTTTAAAAACTTTATGGGATAGCCTTAAAACAGGCGGTTATTTGATATACAGTGTCTGCTCTTTCGAACCAGAGGAAACCCTGAATGTTATAGAAAGGTTCAAAAAGGAAAAAAAGTTTATACTTGAAAATCCCCTTCCGTTCCTGTTTAATAAAAAATACTTTTTATCCTTGCCCCATGAAACAGGTATGGATGGTTTTTTCATAGCAAGGCTCAAAAAATTATGAAGTGGATAAAGGTTTCCCTATATTTTGCTGTACCCATAATAATGTTTATCCTTTCTGCATATCTGACAATAGATATTCTGCTCAAAAAACAGGAAAACACAATATGTCCGGATGTGAGGGGAAAAAATGTTGAGGAAGCTAAACGCCTAATTGAAAGCAAGGGGCTCACACTAAGCGTTTTGAGATACGAAAGAAGAAACGATGTTCCATACAACCATATAACAGTGCAAAAACCCGAGGCAAACATACCTATAAGAAAAGGACGAACAGTAAATGTACTTGTATCAGAAGGACCAGAACTTGTTGGAGTTCCGATGCTTGCAGGGCAACCGCTCCAACACGCTGAAGAAATATTGAACGAAAGGCATATTGGGATAGAAAAAACTATATATGTACCGCATGCAAAAACAGGAATGGTAATCGCCCAGATACCTAAGGGCGGTGAAAGCATGCTTGAGGGAAAAAAGATGGTACTCTTTATAGGCAGTGAGCAAAAAACATACTACTTAATGCCCGATATAAACGACGCAAACGTCCTTCAGTTCATAGAAGAAATGGATACAAAAAAGATTAAATATAAAACAACCATTGAAAAAGGTGGGCACATTACCCCGGGGTCTAAAATTAGAACATCCATATCCCCAAAAACTATCTTTAATGGAGAGGATGAAATTTTAATAAATATTAATCTTGGAGGATGAAATGAGGAGAGTTCAGATAGCCCCTTCTATTCTGTCATGCAATTTTTTAAACCTTGAGAAAGAAATAAAAGATGTTGAAAAGGCTGGTGCAGACCTTATACATATTGATGTAATGGACGGTCACTTTGTCCCTAACATAACAATCGGGCCAATGATCGTAGAAGCAATAAAAAAGATTTCTTCCACCTATCTCGATGTCCATCTGATGATAGACAACCCGGAAACCTTTGTAGAAAATTTCATACAGGCAGGGGCAGATATTGTTACCATCCACGCAGAGGTTGATTCCCATATTTTTAGAACTATAGATATCATAAAATCAAATGGTAGAAAGGCAGGGGTATCTTTAAACCCATCTACCCCGCTTAGCTCTATAGAGTACATTATAAATGAACTTGATCTCATTTTAATAATGACAGTCAACCCGGGTTTCGGTGGGCAAAAATATATCCCATCTATGGAAGAAAAAATAAAGAAAGCAAGAAGGATGATAGATAAAACAGGGAAAAAGATAGACCTTGAGGTGGATGGCGGTATAAAAGCCCGCAATGCAAAAAAGGTAGCGGATGCAGGAGCAAATATACTCGTCATGGGCACAGAGATATTCCATAGTAAAAATTACAAAGAAAAGATACAGGAAATAAGAAAAAGGTTAAAAGGATAAATCTTGGAACTGAAAAAACAAAAGGCATATATAAGGGTTTTTGAGATTGCATGTAATGAACTGTTAAATTCCAACCTTCAAAAACAACTTAATAATGCAGGGTTAAAATTTGAAACACAGGGCAATAAATATAACATAAAGATACCTTATTTTGATGAGATTATCGCAATGATGGCACCCGGATTTTCTTTCAAAAGCTCGAGGGGAGCAAATATTACCCTTGTAACAAAGATTATCATATTACACTACATTAATGCTGCATCTGGAGTCCCTCTTGGAGCTGACAGGATACCTTACGAAGACATACCAGGCTGCAGGGCATATACACCCGTTTTTATTAGCAGGGTCGCAAAACCGCTACAGTCTGCTTTTGGACACAACAAACATGCCTTTCTTGAGGCAGGCATATCCATTGGAGGAAAAGAAGAAGATTTTGGAGATGCGTCATTTACCCTCCACACACTCCCAAAAGTTCCTATTACCTTTATCCTGTGGGAAGGGGACGAAGAATTCCCTTCCTCTGTAAAGACCCTTTTTGACCCTTCCATCCCCGGATACCTTCCCCTCGAAGATATAGTGGTGATATCAAAACTTGCTGCCACCAGAATAATAAAGAAGGCAAAACTCAAATATATGGATGAGGTAATAGAATAATATTCAAACGTGCGGCAGAATCAGTCCTGAATAACAGGTCAGCTTTGTTGACTTTCAGACATCGAAATAGTATCGTAAGAAAAAAGCCACTAATGGGGGAACAAAGATGGGAACCAATAACATTATCTTCTTAGAAGTTATTGAATGGTTTGACAACACAGGAAAAGAGATCGTCCACAGGATTCCTGAAGAAGGCTCTGGAGAAATAAAATTTGGGGCACAGCTCGTTGTCAGGGAAAGCCAGTCAGCTGTTTTCTTCTATAATGGAAAAGCTTATGATGCCTTTGGTCCAGGGAGACACACACTCACTACAGCAAATATTCCTATCATTACCAAGATATTAAGCCTGCCCTGGGGTTTAAAAAGCCCGCTCAGGGCTGAAGTCTATTTTACCAACATGAAGGTATTCCCTAATTTAACCTGGGGTACAAGAGATCCGGTTGCTTTCAAAGATTCAGAATTAGGATTGATTCGTCTCAGGGCTTTTGGGGTCTTCAATATAAGGGTTATACAACCAACCCTGTTTATTAATAGCCTTGTTGGGACACAGGGTGTGTATACTACAGGAGAGATTGAGGAATATCTGAGCAAGGTAATCGTTTCCCGATTTAATGACTATCTTGGAGAAAAGCTTGATTCTATTTTTAAACTTCCCGGGCAGTATGATGCAATATCAGAAGGGCTTAAGAAGGTTCTTGAAGAGGATTTCAGTCACTTTGGCCTTATGCTCTCAAACCTTTACATTAATTCAATTACACCACCATTGGAAGTTCAAAAGGCTATTGATGATAAAAGCCGGCTGAATGTATTCGACGACCTGAACAAGCTTTTAAAGATGAAGGCCGCCATGGCGATGGAGAGCGCTGCCCAATCGCAAGGCGAAGCAGGAGCAGGACTCGGTATGGGGCTTGGTTTTATGATGCCTGCAATGTTTGCCGATGCTATAAGAAGCGCCCAGGTTCAGAAAGCAGAGGATACAATCAAATGTCCGGACTGTCAGAATTCAATCCCTGTTGACGCTAAATTCTGTCCATCCTGCGGCCACCAGCTACTCGTATTTCAACAGTGTTCAAAGTGCGGTAAGAACATGCCACCCCATGCAAAATTCTGTTCAGTATGCGGACAGCCTGCTGAGCAAAAACCCCTTCCTAAGAAATGTCCCCACTGCGGAACAGAAAACCTGCCAGGGTCTATATTCTGTAATCAATGCGGTGAAAAGATATAACAGAACATTATGGAGATTGAACACCAGTGTCCACAGTGCGGCGCCCCTGTTATCCTTGAGGAGGCAGACAGGCTGTTTACCTGTTCTTTTTGCAGGGTAAAGCTATACCTTTCACCTAAAGATTATTTCAGATACTATTTTCTTCCCGCAGAACCATCGGGAAAAGAAATTATTTTTGCCCCCTACTGGCGCTTCAGGGGAATGCTCTTTTCATGTAAGACTAATGCAATAGAACAGAGGATATTAGATACAAGCTTCCTTGCATCAAACTATAAGTTTTTACCACCCTCTCTCGGGCTCAGGGCACAGGCATTAAAGTTAAGGGTTGCTACCTTTAAAGAGGGTACAAAATTTTTACGTCCCTCTCTCTCATCCAGAGATTTTCTTTCAAAGGTTAAAAAAAATGAACTTTTTGAGGATTCGAATGAAATAGAAAATGTTACCTTCCATAATGCATGTATAGGAGAAGTTGTGAGCCTGATTTATTCTCCAATCTTTATCCAGCACAATACGATTTTTGATGCAATCCTCAATAGACCCATTGCGACGCAGGTTGGGGAAAGAGGCGATGGAGGCCTTTCCTTTGAAGAGAAGCAGAATTGGGGAATAAGATTCCTTTCAACCCTGTGTCCCAATTGCGGATGGGACCTCATTGCAGAGAAAGAAAGCTGTGTCCTCATTTGTAGTAATTGCAATTCTCTATGGGAAGCCTCTGGCGAGACCTTGCGTAGGATAGAATTTGGAGTTATCTCAGAAAAAGATGGTAGGGATGATGTGGCGTATTTGCCTTTCTGGAGGATGAAAATTAGAGTAGGAGGTATCGGGCTGCAATCCTATGCCGACCTTGTGAGGTTTGCTAATTTGCCCAAGGTAATAAAGACCGAGTGGGAAGGATTAGATATCTACTTCTGGTCACCGGCTTTTAAGGTCTCACCGGCACTCTTTTTAAGACTTGCCCAGCAACTAACCATCTCCCAGCCTGACAAAATCCCTGATATGAATCTGCCCAAATCCTCCATGTACCCAATAACCCTTCCCGTAAGCGAGGCAAAAGAATCCCTGAAGATTACGCTTGCGAATATAGCTACCAAAAAGAAGGACATATTTCCTAAACTGAATGAAATTAAAATTGAATTAACCGAATCCCTTCTAATTTTCCTTCCCTTCTTCTCAACAAATAACGAGTTTATTCAGCCTCAACTTAGATGCAGTATCCAGAAAAATGCCTTAAAGATAGGGAAAAATATTTAGTTCAAATCAGCATTCGGTCCCGCCGAGGTAGGATTTGTGAGTCCTTAATCAATTAATATATCCTTAAGGTTTAACCTTTTTCTCGGTGCAGGAGACTCGTCCGGATAGCCTATAGGCAGCAAAGCAACAACATAAATGTTGTGATTCCAGCCAAAGATATCCCTGATCTTTTTTTCGTCAATCAACCGGATCCAGCAGGTCCCCAATCCGAAATCCAGGGCCCTAAGTATAATGTGTTCTATAGCTATTGCAACATTGAAGGCTATCCTGGGGGAGATTTGTTCTATGGTCATGGTTTTCATCTGTTCAGTCCTGTCAAGAATTATCTTAACTATCCTGTCTTCCACAATACCTATCTTTCCAAGGTCTTGAATACCGGAAACCGTGCCATTTAGATAGCCCTCTATATCTGCACAGCAAACCAATACCACAGGGGCTTCGACAATAGAGGATTGCCCATAGGCTGCCTGTGTCAATTTCACCTTTGTTTCCCTATCTTTAACGATCTTGAAACGCCATGGTTGGGCATTAGAGCCGGAGGGGGCAAGTCTGGCAGCATCCAATAGAGCAGTTATATGCTCATCTGGAACAGGATCAGGCTTAAACTTCCTTATACTGCGTCTTTGTTCGATTGCCTCTTTAATTGTAAGCATAATACTTTATACCATAATTTTAAAATCTTCTAAAGTAAAGTAGTAATGGCGTATAACATGTGCGGCACAGGCGTAATCCCGCGAGGCGAGATTTGTGAGTCCTCCGTTTGTACCGATGTAATCTGCCGTTGCCGGCAAAATCTTATATTTCAATACCTTCAGCAGACAATCGAAAAATGCCCTTGAAATAGCTTTGAGAAGCCGAGATTTTGTTACAAATGTTGCCATATAGGGCCCAAACTGGTAGTAAAATTTGATGAATAGTCTTCCGAACGTATTTCTCAAAAGTGCCTGATCGCGAAATTGTCGAAATCGAAGGACTTGTGGAGAATCGTAAGAACCATATACTGCCGTTGTGATAAAACAACCTGA
It contains:
- the htpX gene encoding zinc metalloprotease HtpX, encoding MNQMKTFFLMVVLTVIFVALGSLIGGRTGAYIAFFIAFIMNFISYWFCDKIVLKMYGARPVTESEAPQLYSIISSLSQKSSIPMPRVYIIENESPNAFATGRNPSNGVVAVTTGILRILNRDELEGVLAHEISHITHRDILIQTVAATLAGAITMIANWARFAAFFGGGGSDDDEGGGNIVSVIIFSMLAVFAAMLIQLAISRSREYLADDGGAKLSGNPLFLSNALKKLHAGVAYNPMNDANPSTAPMFIVNPFTAKGVLSLFSTHPPIEERIRRLEDMAYRR
- a CDS encoding DUF3786 domain-containing protein, which produces MELKKQKAYIRVFEIACNELLNSNLQKQLNNAGLKFETQGNKYNIKIPYFDEIIAMMAPGFSFKSSRGANITLVTKIIILHYINAASGVPLGADRIPYEDIPGCRAYTPVFISRVAKPLQSAFGHNKHAFLEAGISIGGKEEDFGDASFTLHTLPKVPITFILWEGDEEFPSSVKTLFDPSIPGYLPLEDIVVISKLAATRIIKKAKLKYMDEVIE
- the rsmB gene encoding 16S rRNA (cytosine(967)-C(5))-methyltransferase RsmB — its product is MEDNFGNTFRALSIKIIKKVEEGFFLDDTIDDYFSRYNLSDTQKGLVYEITSGVVRWKGYLNWVLSQYVEKEIKKDIRYILWISLYQIAFMKKAHYHIVNETVEYSKKEKGKKVGNFVNAVLRKFVMEKNNLPRPPLRSDLKNGVHSSLFTIHSLSITYSFPEWLVERWFKRFGQKGTERLLSVLNKTPDFAIRINLKRITRDEVIHHFESKGIKTRNGIFLESALHIDKLGPVLKDELFKKGLISIQDEASQLVGWSIQPQDGNSILDACAGLGTKTQQIKEYSHNSFIVAMDKEIKRLKLIKKGTNLVKGDALNRPFRKEAFNIILLDAPCSSLGIIRKHPEIKWRRKEKDIINFGNYQLDLLKTLWDSLKTGGYLIYSVCSFEPEETLNVIERFKKEKKFILENPLPFLFNKKYFLSLPHETGMDGFFIARLKKL
- a CDS encoding DedA family protein, whose amino-acid sequence is MELIKIFVDFFMHIDIHLSTVIQNYGLWTYLILFFIIFCETGLVATPLLPGDSLLFAAGTFAAKGSLDVSWLFIILSIAAVAGDTVNYWIGYFVGPKVFHRENVRFLNREYLNRTHQFYEKYGGKTIIIARFIPIIRTFAPFVAGIGSMTYWRFISYNVVGGIAWIAVFVFAGFYFSNMPVVKDNFTLVILAIIFISILPGIIEFLRHRYKSVNS
- a CDS encoding DUF192 domain-containing protein; the protein is MVSFYRGDKKILCRFRVELATTPEEHSRGLMFRKYLDSNAGMLFIFDDDDIRFFWMKDTLIPLDIIFINSRLEVVDIHSFAKPMDEMT
- a CDS encoding PASTA domain-containing protein codes for the protein MKWIKVSLYFAVPIIMFILSAYLTIDILLKKQENTICPDVRGKNVEEAKRLIESKGLTLSVLRYERRNDVPYNHITVQKPEANIPIRKGRTVNVLVSEGPELVGVPMLAGQPLQHAEEILNERHIGIEKTIYVPHAKTGMVIAQIPKGGESMLEGKKMVLFIGSEQKTYYLMPDINDANVLQFIEEMDTKKIKYKTTIEKGGHITPGSKIRTSISPKTIFNGEDEILININLGG
- the rpe gene encoding ribulose-phosphate 3-epimerase, with amino-acid sequence MRRVQIAPSILSCNFLNLEKEIKDVEKAGADLIHIDVMDGHFVPNITIGPMIVEAIKKISSTYLDVHLMIDNPETFVENFIQAGADIVTIHAEVDSHIFRTIDIIKSNGRKAGVSLNPSTPLSSIEYIINELDLILIMTVNPGFGGQKYIPSMEEKIKKARRMIDKTGKKIDLEVDGGIKARNAKKVADAGANILVMGTEIFHSKNYKEKIQEIRKRLKG
- a CDS encoding nitroreductase family protein, producing the protein MLTIKEAIEQRRSIRKFKPDPVPDEHITALLDAARLAPSGSNAQPWRFKIVKDRETKVKLTQAAYGQSSIVEAPVVLVCCADIEGYLNGTVSGIQDLGKIGIVEDRIVKIILDRTEQMKTMTIEQISPRIAFNVAIAIEHIILRALDFGLGTCWIRLIDEKKIRDIFGWNHNIYVVALLPIGYPDESPAPRKRLNLKDILID
- a CDS encoding SPFH domain-containing protein, with protein sequence MGTNNIIFLEVIEWFDNTGKEIVHRIPEEGSGEIKFGAQLVVRESQSAVFFYNGKAYDAFGPGRHTLTTANIPIITKILSLPWGLKSPLRAEVYFTNMKVFPNLTWGTRDPVAFKDSELGLIRLRAFGVFNIRVIQPTLFINSLVGTQGVYTTGEIEEYLSKVIVSRFNDYLGEKLDSIFKLPGQYDAISEGLKKVLEEDFSHFGLMLSNLYINSITPPLEVQKAIDDKSRLNVFDDLNKLLKMKAAMAMESAAQSQGEAGAGLGMGLGFMMPAMFADAIRSAQVQKAEDTIKCPDCQNSIPVDAKFCPSCGHQLLVFQQCSKCGKNMPPHAKFCSVCGQPAEQKPLPKKCPHCGTENLPGSIFCNQCGEKI